Proteins encoded in a region of the Haloglomus salinum genome:
- a CDS encoding DUF7544 domain-containing protein produces the protein MALHALDDLEDALAATRSFLTPIEPRTWLKLALIAFFVGVPGANFPGFQASGGGNGGGEFVPPGTISNVDVGPQLWLVVGAVVAAVLLLGLALLFVSSVMEFVLVDTVRSETVAIRRYWSDRWRQGARLFGFRLVLGVVVLGSFLLVIGPVVLSALDIGPASIGVSLALLVLLVPVFLVLALAAALVNAFTTAFVVPIMLLEDRGVVAGWRRLWPSVRSEWKQYLAYAVVGFLLSATGGVLVGIAVLLAALVLLIPFGILFAIGFGVFLVVPPAGIAVFAVVGLLFALAVLTAVALAQVPVVTYLRYYSLLILGDIEPDLDVIPDQRAAVRASDADDSDPDPEAGV, from the coding sequence ATGGCCCTCCATGCCCTGGACGACCTCGAGGATGCCCTCGCTGCCACGAGGTCGTTCCTCACCCCGATCGAACCGCGGACCTGGCTGAAACTCGCCCTGATCGCGTTCTTCGTCGGCGTCCCCGGCGCCAACTTCCCCGGGTTCCAGGCTTCCGGCGGCGGGAACGGCGGCGGCGAGTTCGTCCCGCCGGGGACCATCTCGAACGTCGATGTCGGGCCACAGCTATGGCTCGTCGTGGGGGCCGTCGTCGCTGCCGTCCTCCTCCTGGGGCTGGCTTTGCTGTTCGTCTCGTCGGTGATGGAGTTCGTCCTGGTTGACACGGTGCGGTCGGAGACGGTCGCGATTCGCCGGTACTGGTCCGACCGGTGGCGCCAGGGCGCCCGCCTGTTCGGCTTCCGGCTGGTGCTCGGGGTCGTCGTCCTCGGGAGCTTCCTGCTCGTCATCGGTCCGGTCGTCCTCTCGGCGCTGGACATCGGGCCGGCCAGCATCGGCGTCTCGCTCGCGCTCCTGGTCCTCCTCGTCCCGGTGTTCCTGGTCCTTGCCCTCGCCGCCGCCCTCGTCAACGCGTTCACCACGGCCTTCGTCGTCCCCATCATGCTCCTGGAGGACCGTGGCGTCGTCGCCGGCTGGCGGCGGCTCTGGCCGTCCGTCAGGAGCGAGTGGAAGCAGTATCTCGCGTACGCCGTCGTCGGCTTCCTCCTCTCGGCGACCGGCGGCGTCCTCGTCGGCATCGCCGTCCTGCTGGCAGCCCTCGTCCTCCTCATCCCGTTCGGCATCCTGTTCGCCATCGGCTTCGGCGTCTTCCTCGTCGTCCCGCCGGCCGGCATCGCCGTGTTCGCCGTCGTCGGGCTCCTGTTCGCGCTGGCGGTCCTCACTGCCGTCGCGCTGGCGCAGGTCCCCGTGGTGACGTATCTGCGCTACTACTCGCTGCTGATTCTCGGCGACATCGAGCCGGACCTCGATGTCATCCCGGACCAGCGGGCGGCCGTGCGCGCGTCGGACGCGGACGACTCGGACCCCGACCCGGAGGCAGGAGTCTGA
- a CDS encoding CPBP family intramembrane glutamic endopeptidase, which yields MTEAATTRTGSGAGSGGSRLRGWAALFGLGMVGVVALAVTAARSLQGTAGLEGLSYPALVVVAAANSTVLLAVFVTLGVVTAPRVGLHSHVYRWATGQPPEWSAFRESLPLAIGLGVASFVAVAILEAAFSPFVSLTTGAVLSDAETLRALAESIPLRLLYGGITEELLLRWGTMAPLAWLFWRVGAQVGDGRERPSDTVVWAAIVGSAILFGLGHLPTLLATDEASVALVVRTVVLNAVAGVAFGWLFWRRSLEAAMVAHASFHVALLVASTVLVVGF from the coding sequence ATGACCGAAGCAGCCACCACGCGAACGGGCAGCGGCGCCGGGAGCGGGGGCAGCCGGCTCCGTGGCTGGGCCGCGCTGTTCGGTCTCGGGATGGTCGGTGTCGTCGCGCTGGCAGTGACTGCAGCCCGGTCGCTCCAGGGCACGGCCGGGCTGGAGGGGCTCTCATACCCGGCCCTGGTCGTCGTCGCGGCAGCCAACTCCACGGTCCTGCTCGCGGTGTTCGTGACGCTCGGCGTGGTGACCGCTCCCCGCGTCGGTCTACACTCGCACGTCTATCGGTGGGCGACCGGTCAGCCACCAGAGTGGTCGGCGTTCCGCGAGTCGCTCCCGCTGGCCATCGGCCTCGGCGTGGCGAGCTTCGTAGCGGTCGCCATCCTCGAGGCCGCGTTCTCGCCGTTCGTCAGCCTCACCACGGGGGCGGTCCTCTCGGACGCCGAGACCCTCCGGGCACTCGCCGAGTCGATCCCACTCCGGCTCCTCTACGGCGGTATCACCGAGGAACTGCTCCTCCGCTGGGGTACGATGGCGCCGCTGGCGTGGCTGTTCTGGCGAGTCGGAGCACAGGTCGGAGACGGGCGCGAGCGCCCCTCCGATACGGTCGTGTGGGCAGCCATCGTCGGGTCGGCCATCCTGTTCGGGCTGGGCCACCTGCCGACCCTGCTGGCCACCGACGAGGCGAGCGTGGCGCTCGTCGTCCGGACGGTGGTCCTCAACGCGGTGGCTGGGGTCGCGTTCGGGTGGCTGTTCTGGCGCCGGTCGCTGGAGGCCGCGATGGTGGCCCACGCCAGTTTCCACGTCGCACTACTCGTCGCCTCGACCGTACTCGTCGTGGGGTTCTGA